The genomic DNA AAAGACAGCTGGCGGGTTGATCATTCCTGATAGCGCGAAGGAAAAGCCTTCGGAAGGTGAAGTCGTTGCAGTAGGCGAAGGCGCCCGCAAGGACAGCGGTGAGCTGATCGCTCCGGCCGTCAAGGCAGGCGACAAGATCCTGTTCGGCAAATGGTCCGGCACGGAAGTCACCGTCGACGGCACGGAAATGCTGATGATGAAAGAAAGCGACATCATGGGGATCATCGAATAAGCGACCGCGCTTTTCGACCCTGACGATCCGCAAGACATCAACACAAATTAAGGAATACGAAAATGGCAAAAGACGTCAAATTCGCGACCGACGCGCGCAACAAGATGCTCAAGGGTGTGAACATCCTGGCCGACGCCGTCAAAGTCACACTGGGCCCCAAAGGCCGTAATGTCGTGCTCGACAAATCCTTCGGCGCACCGCGCATCACCAAGGACGGTGTATCCGTGGCCAAGGAAATCGAACTGGAAGACAAGTTCGAGAACATGGGCGCGCAGATGGTCAAAGAAGTGGCCAGCCGCACCAACGACGAAGCCGGCGACGGCACGACAACAGCCACCGTTCTGGCCCAGGCCA from Sulfitobacter sp. S190 includes the following:
- the groES gene encoding co-chaperone GroES, with product MALKPLHDRVLVKRTESEEKTAGGLIIPDSAKEKPSEGEVVAVGEGARKDSGELIAPAVKAGDKILFGKWSGTEVTVDGTEMLMMKESDIMGIIE